The genomic region GTGAGCCCGCTATCGCAAAATTGTTAGCCGCGCTGTTTGAGTCTATGGATTTGAGAGAAAATCCTATTTTTATCCATTCAATGAGCGTGGTCATAGCGTTTTTAAGCATCACTTTTTTGCATGTCGTGCTAGGCGAGATCGTGCCTAAATCTTTAGCGATCGCTAAATCTGAAAAAGCCGCTCTTTTTGCCGCGCGCCCTTTGCATGTGTTTTGGGTGGTGTTTTACCCGGTGGTGCGCTTGTTTGATGTGATCGCTCATTTCTTTTTAAAAAAAGTGGGCATCAATCCTAAAGAGCATGATGGCACGCATTCTGAAGAAGAGTTAAAAATCATTGTGGGCGAGAGTTTGAGAGAGGGCATTATTGATTCAGTGGAGGGCGAAATCATTAAAAACGCGGTGGATTTTTCTGACACGAGCGCTAAAGAAATCATGACCCCACGAAAAGACATGGTGTGTTTGGACGAAGAAAACAGCTATGAAGAAAATATAGACATTGTTTTAAAAAGCCGCTTCACGCGCTATCCTTATTGTAAGGGTTCTAAGGATAACATTATCGGCATGGTGCATATCAGAGACTTGCTCTCGCGCTCTATTTTTACCCCCAAAATGCATGATTTCAATCAAATCGTTAGGAAAATGATCATCGTCCCTGAGAGCGCTTCTATTTCTCAAATCCTTATTAAAATGAAAAAAGAGCAAATCCATACCGCTTTGGTGATTGATGAATACGGCGGCACGGCCGGATTGCTCACTATGGAAGATATTATTGAAGAGATCATGGGCGAGATTAGCGACGAATACGACTTGAAACAAGAGGGCGTGAACAAGCTTGAAGAGGGCGTGTTTGAATTAGAGGGCATGCTGGATTTAGAGAGCGTAGAAGAAGTGCTTCACATTGAATTTGACAAAGAATGCGAGCAGGTAACGCTTGGGGGCTATGTTTTTAGCTTGTTAGAGCGCATGCCTATGGAGGGAGATACAATCGTTTCGCATGGGTATTCTTTTGAAGTCTTAAGCGTGGATGGGGCTAGGATAAAACGCTTAAAAGCGGTTAAACAAGATCAGGGAGAAAATGAAGCATGAAAAAAACAACCCTCTTTGTATTGAGCTTGTTGTTCAGTAGCTCTTTAAACGCTGTTGATGGAGTTCCTAAAACCGAGCCTTCTTCTTTGAATTTGGCTGAAGACAGCGCACCTTTGAACCACCCTAACGCCCAAAAACTCTCCTTAAAAAACGCATGGAATAGGGTATTGTCTAACCATGAAGGCTTGCATGCACAAGAATACGCCATTAAGCGAGCGAGTAAAATGAAATTAGCGGCCAAGCTTTCTTTTTTGCCTCAAATTGATTTGAGCGCTTTTTATGTGTACCTCTCTAACCCCATTAAAATGGATTTTGCCAGCCAAAAACAACCGGGCGTGCAAAAAGCCACCAACCAGATCCATCAAGGCTTGCAAAACATCCAACAAAATATCCCCCCTCAAGTATTAACCCCTCAAATCCAAGCGGGCATGCAAGGGGTGATGCAAGGTTTTGGGGCTTTGAGCAGCACTTTAGAAGCCCCCTTATTGTTTTCTAAGCAAAATGTGGTGATTGGGGCTTTGAGCATTATTTATCCCCTTTATATGGGTGGGGCAAGATTCACGATGGTGCGCATTGCGGATTTGATGCAAAAAGACGCTAATGAAGTGTATCGCTTGAAAAAGCTTTCCACTTTTCAAGAGCTTGTGAGCGTGTATTATGGCATGGTGTTAAACGCAGAAGTGGCTGAAACTTTAGAAGAAGTAGAAAAAGGCCATTATAAGCATTTCCAAAACGCTTTAAAAATGCAAAAAGTAGGGCAAATCGCTAGGGTAGAAACCTTAGGCGCTCAAGTGGCTTATGATAAGGCCCATATCGCTAGCGTTAAGGCTAAAGACGTGTTAGAAGTTTCGCAACTCTCGTTCAATTCTATTTTGTCTAGCAAAGACGATCTAGCGCCTTCAAGCAAATTGGAGATCCACACCGAGAAAAATCTGCCCGATTTGAGCTTTTTTGTTGCTTCCACGCTCAATTCTTACCCAGTTTTAAAGACTTTAGAAAATCAGATTCAAATTTCTAAAGAAAACACGAAATTACAGATCGCTAAATTCTTGCCCCAAGTGAGTTTTTTTGGCTCTTATATCATGAAGCAAAACAATTCGGTGTTTGAAGACATGATCCCTAGTTGGTTTGTGGGCGTAGCCGGGCGCATGCCTATTCTTTCTCCCACAGGGCGTATCCAAAAATACCAAGCGAGCAAATTAGCCGAGTTGCAAATGAGTAGCGAACAAATCCAAGCTAAAAAAAACATGGAATTATTAGTGAATAAGACTTATAAAGAGACGCTTTCTTATTTGAAAGAATACAAAAGCTTGCTTTCTAGCGTGGAATTAGCCAAAGAAAATTTAAAACTCCAAGAGCAGGCTTTTTTACAAGGCTTAAGCACGAAC from Helicobacter pylori harbors:
- a CDS encoding HlyC/CorC family transporter — translated: MGRNQGAYLDSSESILMLMVAFLLVLLNAFFVLSEFALVKVRKTRLEELVKIGNSNAKLALKMSQRLDTYLSATQLGITLSSLALGWVGEPAIAKLLAALFESMDLRENPIFIHSMSVVIAFLSITFLHVVLGEIVPKSLAIAKSEKAALFAARPLHVFWVVFYPVVRLFDVIAHFFLKKVGINPKEHDGTHSEEELKIIVGESLREGIIDSVEGEIIKNAVDFSDTSAKEIMTPRKDMVCLDEENSYEENIDIVLKSRFTRYPYCKGSKDNIIGMVHIRDLLSRSIFTPKMHDFNQIVRKMIIVPESASISQILIKMKKEQIHTALVIDEYGGTAGLLTMEDIIEEIMGEISDEYDLKQEGVNKLEEGVFELEGMLDLESVEEVLHIEFDKECEQVTLGGYVFSLLERMPMEGDTIVSHGYSFEVLSVDGARIKRLKAVKQDQGENEA
- a CDS encoding TolC family protein, translated to MKKTTLFVLSLLFSSSLNAVDGVPKTEPSSLNLAEDSAPLNHPNAQKLSLKNAWNRVLSNHEGLHAQEYAIKRASKMKLAAKLSFLPQIDLSAFYVYLSNPIKMDFASQKQPGVQKATNQIHQGLQNIQQNIPPQVLTPQIQAGMQGVMQGFGALSSTLEAPLLFSKQNVVIGALSIIYPLYMGGARFTMVRIADLMQKDANEVYRLKKLSTFQELVSVYYGMVLNAEVAETLEEVEKGHYKHFQNALKMQKVGQIARVETLGAQVAYDKAHIASVKAKDVLEVSQLSFNSILSSKDDLAPSSKLEIHTEKNLPDLSFFVASTLNSYPVLKTLENQIQISKENTKLQIAKFLPQVSFFGSYIMKQNNSVFEDMIPSWFVGVAGRMPILSPTGRIQKYQASKLAELQMSSEQIQAKKNMELLVNKTYKETLSYLKEYKSLLSSVELAKENLKLQEQAFLQGLSTNAQVIDARNTLSSIIVEQKSVAYKYIVSLANLMALSDHIDLFYEFVY